In one window of Pseudodesulfovibrio sediminis DNA:
- a CDS encoding ABC transporter ATP-binding protein, which produces MSMLSIENLGKVFESNKGAVVALEDIDLTVDRGELAVIVGPSGCGKSTLLNIVAGLEAETSGQAVLEGASITGPGADRGMVFQSYTLFPWLTVRKNVEFGLRLKGVPSSERADIARKYIDLVGLAEFENALPKELSGGMKQRVAIARVLANNPVMLLMDEPFGALDAQTRLLLQELLLDVWRKEKTTILFITHDIDEAILLADNVYIMSRRPGRIKAKIPVNLSRPRDHKDTLTPEFSAVKSQIMELLWEEITPK; this is translated from the coding sequence ATGAGTATGCTGTCCATTGAAAATCTCGGCAAGGTCTTTGAGTCCAACAAGGGAGCGGTTGTCGCTCTTGAGGATATCGACCTCACCGTGGATCGCGGTGAGCTGGCGGTCATTGTCGGTCCGAGCGGCTGCGGCAAGTCCACGCTGTTGAATATCGTTGCCGGGCTGGAAGCGGAAACATCGGGGCAGGCCGTACTGGAAGGTGCGTCCATAACCGGGCCGGGTGCCGATCGTGGCATGGTGTTCCAGTCCTATACGCTGTTCCCCTGGCTGACCGTGCGCAAGAACGTGGAGTTCGGCCTGCGGTTGAAAGGGGTTCCGTCGTCCGAGCGTGCGGATATCGCCCGGAAATATATCGATCTGGTCGGACTGGCTGAATTCGAAAACGCCTTGCCCAAGGAGCTTTCCGGCGGCATGAAACAACGGGTGGCCATCGCGCGCGTATTGGCCAACAATCCGGTCATGTTGCTCATGGATGAACCCTTTGGCGCGCTGGATGCCCAGACCCGGCTGCTTCTTCAGGAGTTGCTGCTGGATGTGTGGCGCAAGGAAAAGACGACCATCCTGTTCATCACCCACGATATTGATGAGGCCATTTTGCTGGCCGACAACGTGTACATCATGTCCAGACGTCCCGGTCGCATCAAAGCGAAGATACCCGTGAACCTTTCTCGTCCGCGAGACCACAAGGACACTCTTACGCCGGAATTCTCTGCCGTGAAATCCCAGATCATGGAATTGCTATGGGAGGAGATTACGCCGAAATAG
- a CDS encoding sensor histidine kinase yields the protein MKCRKSFKKSIVSYFVITCAVLVIGYSIFLSQYLTRGFSLFVEFRLEEVAGSYLEALATDPGTPLPSEGPIKGYMNYQELPAEVRAEVSVKQLKSERFTYIHKGDNHYKILVIKRADQNIVFLLFSATEGHMTAQSQGRFDFYYFYTPALAGFLALLTVLFLAFRLFNHIAKPVEKLHEWAIGLSPENLDKEPIHFKYDELTAIADLVLNTSRRLVARTESEKRFQKHASHELRTPIAILQNNLELLELQGITEDTRYQASHARMVKAVRNMRNLTTSLLWLSREPDAPLPAEDIDVDDFVREIIDENVYLLEGKNVSITTDLATASIRVPRTLAHIILVNLIRNAFQHSYEGQITIKANQTLFEISNLADPPSENTTGSTDGYGLGLQLSIQLVEKIGWNIQIREEDGRFLVQVDIKGA from the coding sequence GTGAAGTGTAGAAAAAGCTTCAAGAAATCCATTGTTTCCTACTTTGTCATCACCTGCGCCGTGCTGGTGATCGGCTACTCCATTTTCCTGAGCCAATACCTGACACGCGGGTTTTCACTCTTTGTGGAGTTTCGTCTGGAGGAGGTCGCAGGCAGCTATCTGGAGGCCTTAGCCACCGATCCCGGCACGCCGCTGCCGTCAGAAGGTCCCATCAAAGGCTATATGAACTACCAAGAACTGCCCGCTGAAGTCCGGGCAGAGGTCTCTGTCAAACAGCTTAAAAGCGAACGATTCACTTACATTCACAAAGGTGACAACCATTACAAGATACTCGTCATCAAGCGGGCCGACCAGAACATTGTTTTCCTGCTCTTCTCCGCGACCGAAGGCCATATGACGGCGCAGTCACAGGGCCGCTTCGACTTCTACTATTTCTACACCCCGGCGCTGGCCGGTTTCCTGGCCTTGCTTACCGTGCTGTTCCTTGCGTTTCGCCTGTTCAATCACATAGCCAAGCCAGTGGAAAAATTGCATGAATGGGCCATAGGACTCTCCCCTGAGAACCTGGACAAGGAACCAATTCACTTCAAATATGATGAGCTGACCGCCATTGCCGACCTGGTCCTCAATACCTCCAGACGGCTGGTGGCCCGCACAGAGAGTGAAAAACGATTTCAAAAACACGCGAGTCATGAACTCCGCACTCCCATCGCCATTCTTCAGAACAATCTGGAGCTGCTTGAGCTACAGGGAATCACAGAAGACACCCGCTATCAGGCCTCGCATGCCCGCATGGTCAAGGCCGTGCGCAATATGCGCAACCTGACCACCTCACTGTTGTGGCTCTCCCGCGAACCCGACGCCCCCCTGCCCGCAGAGGATATCGACGTCGACGATTTCGTGCGCGAAATCATCGATGAGAACGTGTACCTGCTGGAAGGCAAAAACGTCTCCATCACAACAGATCTCGCAACCGCCTCTATTCGCGTCCCCCGGACATTGGCCCACATCATTCTGGTCAATCTTATCCGCAACGCCTTTCAGCATTCCTACGAGGGGCAGATCACCATCAAGGCAAACCAGACACTGTTTGAGATATCCAACCTTGCCGACCCTCCTTCCGAGAACACCACCGGCAGCACTGATGGCTATGGCCTTGGGCTCCAGTTGAGCATCCAACTGGTAGAAAAAATCGGGTGGAACATTCAGATCCGGGAAGAAGACGGACGATTCCTGGTGCAGGTGGACATAAAAGGTGCTTGA